The following proteins are encoded in a genomic region of Herminiimonas arsenicoxydans:
- a CDS encoding Conserved hypothetical protein, putative segregation and condensation protein A (Evidence 4 : Homologs of previously reported genes of unknown function), producing MNKGPNTMLAHLPSSAPDLVVDGRPDTTPDVIDGVAYARLYGEPLFRMPTDLYIPPDALEVFLEAFEGPLDLLLYLIRKQNFNILDIPMAQVTKQYLQYVDQIRLHNLELAAEYLLMAAMLIEIKSRMLLPVRKADTGEEAGDPRAELVRRLLEYEQMKLASQQIDALPQLGRDYVRTQIYIEQNTVTRWPEVDIVDLQAAWADLIKRAKLTAHHMISREELSVREHMTSILRRLQSTKFVEFADLFDPTRGVPVIVVNFVALLELAKETLIEITQAEPFAPIYVRLAYAPS from the coding sequence ATGAACAAGGGGCCGAACACGATGCTGGCGCACCTGCCTTCCAGTGCGCCCGATCTTGTAGTTGACGGCAGACCGGATACCACACCGGATGTCATCGACGGCGTCGCCTACGCCCGGCTATATGGGGAACCCTTGTTCCGCATGCCGACGGATTTGTATATTCCGCCGGACGCGCTCGAAGTCTTTCTCGAAGCCTTTGAAGGCCCGCTCGATCTGCTGCTGTACCTGATCCGCAAGCAGAACTTCAACATCCTCGACATTCCGATGGCGCAGGTGACGAAGCAGTATCTGCAATATGTCGATCAGATCCGTTTGCACAATCTCGAACTGGCGGCTGAATACCTGCTGATGGCGGCGATGCTGATCGAAATCAAATCGCGCATGCTGCTGCCGGTACGCAAGGCCGATACCGGTGAAGAAGCCGGCGATCCGCGTGCTGAACTGGTACGCCGTCTGCTCGAATACGAACAAATGAAACTCGCGTCACAGCAAATCGACGCCCTGCCGCAACTCGGTCGGGATTATGTACGTACGCAGATTTATATCGAACAAAACACCGTCACGCGCTGGCCTGAAGTCGACATAGTCGATCTGCAAGCCGCGTGGGCTGATTTGATCAAACGCGCGAAACTGACCGCGCATCACATGATCAGCCGCGAAGAATTATCCGTGCGCGAGCACATGACCTCTATCCTGCGCCGTTTGCAATCCACCAAATTCGTCGAGTTCGCCGATCTTTTCGATCCTACGCGCGGCGTACCGGTGATCGTGGTCAATTTCGTCGCCCTGCTGGAACTGGCGAAGGAAACACTGATCGAGATCACGCAGGCCGAACCATTTGCACCGATTTATGTGCGTCTGGCTTACGCGCCCAGCTGA
- a CDS encoding Conserved hypothetical protein (Evidence 4 : Homologs of previously reported genes of unknown function) has protein sequence MKFSKQHANYQSEITQFIDSLKAKNPNLEASQLAGRALLWDKSPIDLEQQARNQASHVDQQAYPYQNKVR, from the coding sequence ATGAAATTCAGCAAACAGCACGCCAATTATCAGTCCGAGATCACGCAGTTCATCGACTCGCTGAAAGCAAAAAATCCGAACCTTGAAGCATCCCAGCTCGCCGGTCGCGCACTGCTGTGGGATAAAAGCCCTATCGATCTGGAACAACAAGCGCGCAATCAGGCCTCGCACGTCGATCAGCAAGCTTACCCGTACCAAAACAAAGTTCGGTAA
- a CDS encoding Conserved hypothetical protein (Evidence 4 : Homologs of previously reported genes of unknown function), protein MKNFLRAVSGFVCGLLMFGCNGRAIEDFGLEKLIKGVSSEADVRSAMGEPETVRDEENGARTLEYPKGPSGHRTFMINLDAQGVFQAYTQVLTPENFATIEAGMSRDQVRRKLGKPRTVVKFGLKNEEVWDWRYLEGPVTERFFNVHFDIDSGKVTRTSVSDPVMG, encoded by the coding sequence ATGAAGAATTTTTTGCGTGCCGTGTCGGGCTTTGTCTGTGGTTTGCTGATGTTCGGCTGTAACGGCCGCGCTATCGAAGACTTCGGCCTGGAAAAATTGATCAAAGGCGTGTCGTCAGAAGCCGATGTGCGCAGTGCGATGGGAGAACCGGAAACGGTGCGCGACGAAGAGAACGGCGCGCGCACGCTCGAATATCCAAAAGGGCCGTCAGGGCATCGCACTTTCATGATCAATCTGGATGCGCAGGGCGTGTTCCAGGCTTACACGCAAGTATTGACGCCGGAGAACTTCGCGACCATCGAGGCCGGTATGAGTCGGGATCAGGTGCGGCGCAAACTCGGCAAGCCGCGTACCGTCGTCAAATTCGGCTTGAAGAATGAAGAAGTGTGGGATTGGCGTTATCTGGAAGGGCCGGTCACCGAACGCTTTTTCAACGTGCATTTCGATATCGACAGCGGCAAAGTGACCCGCACATCGGTGTCCGACCCTGTCATGGGTTAG
- a CDS encoding putative sulfate permease (SulP family) (Evidence 3 : Function proposed based on presence of conserved amino acid motif, structural feature or limited homology; Product type pt : putative transporter) has protein sequence MKPFRFSFRPSLLKDLRGYDVPAFFRDLSAGLTVGIVALPLAMAFAIASGVKPEAGIFTAIIGGFLISALGGSRIQIGGPAGAFIVIIYGIVEKYGVANLLIATIFAGLMLCAMGFFRLGSLIRYIPVPIVIGFTNGIAVLIALSQMKDFFGLHIEKMPGDFFAQIQTLTANAHSFNLASIAIALVSLLLIFIWPKLWQAKPNTMDEVIGGKDKRILRILRAFPGTILVLVLATLAVSLFDLQVDTIGSKFGGIPQGLPSFALPHFTWELVKQLFPPALTIALLGAIESLLCARVADNITGDRHDPNQELMAQGCANFIVPFFGGIPATGTIARTVTNIRAGAVSPIAGILHALTLLVIVLVAAPLASNIPLAALAAILLYVAYNMGEWHEFARLRHFSMNYRILMLATFLLTVIVDLTVAVQVGLVLACVFFIYRISSLTRIELIPPDRLSTPLPHGVLAYSIFGSLFFGAVDKLEGLIEAESMPEQALILELHQLINLDATGLDALETVRKTLQKKGSQLILCGPNRQPLDLMRRSGFLARLGPQNCLDNLPDALARSAALAA, from the coding sequence ATGAAGCCGTTCAGATTTTCGTTCCGCCCTTCCCTTCTAAAGGATTTGCGCGGCTACGATGTGCCTGCATTCTTCCGTGATCTGAGTGCCGGCCTGACGGTCGGCATCGTCGCCTTGCCGCTGGCCATGGCATTTGCCATTGCCAGCGGCGTCAAACCGGAAGCCGGCATTTTCACCGCCATCATTGGCGGTTTCCTGATTTCCGCCCTCGGCGGTTCGCGCATCCAGATCGGCGGGCCGGCGGGCGCGTTCATCGTCATCATTTACGGCATAGTCGAAAAATACGGTGTCGCCAACCTGCTGATCGCCACCATCTTCGCCGGATTGATGCTGTGTGCAATGGGCTTCTTCCGTCTCGGTTCACTGATACGCTACATCCCGGTTCCGATCGTGATCGGCTTCACCAACGGCATTGCCGTACTGATCGCCCTGTCGCAAATGAAGGATTTTTTCGGTTTGCACATAGAAAAGATGCCGGGCGATTTTTTTGCGCAGATTCAAACGCTGACGGCAAACGCCCACTCCTTCAATCTTGCCAGCATCGCCATCGCCCTGGTTTCACTTCTTCTGATTTTCATCTGGCCCAAATTATGGCAGGCAAAGCCGAATACCATGGATGAGGTCATAGGCGGCAAAGACAAGCGCATACTGCGCATCTTGCGCGCATTTCCCGGGACCATACTTGTTCTAGTGCTAGCAACGCTTGCCGTTTCCCTGTTCGATCTGCAGGTCGATACAATAGGCAGTAAATTCGGCGGCATACCGCAAGGCTTGCCTTCCTTCGCGTTGCCGCACTTCACATGGGAACTGGTCAAGCAGCTATTTCCGCCTGCGCTGACCATTGCTCTGCTGGGCGCCATCGAATCGCTGTTGTGCGCGCGCGTTGCCGACAACATCACCGGCGATCGCCACGATCCGAATCAGGAATTGATGGCGCAAGGATGCGCCAATTTCATCGTACCTTTCTTCGGCGGCATTCCGGCCACCGGCACGATCGCACGCACGGTCACCAATATCCGCGCCGGCGCCGTTTCGCCGATTGCCGGCATCCTGCATGCGCTCACCTTGCTGGTGATCGTCCTGGTTGCGGCACCGCTGGCCAGCAATATTCCGCTGGCCGCACTGGCCGCGATTCTTTTATACGTTGCCTACAATATGGGCGAATGGCATGAATTCGCGCGGCTCCGGCATTTTTCGATGAACTATCGGATTCTGATGCTGGCGACTTTTTTACTGACGGTGATTGTCGATCTGACGGTTGCCGTACAAGTCGGTCTGGTGCTGGCATGCGTCTTTTTCATCTACCGCATCTCCAGCCTGACGCGCATTGAATTGATCCCGCCGGATCGCCTCAGCACCCCGTTGCCGCACGGCGTACTGGCCTACTCGATCTTCGGCTCGCTGTTTTTCGGCGCTGTCGACAAGCTGGAAGGATTGATCGAGGCGGAATCGATGCCGGAACAGGCATTGATTCTCGAGTTGCACCAATTGATCAATCTGGACGCAACCGGACTCGACGCACTGGAAACCGTGCGCAAGACCCTGCAGAAAAAGGGGAGCCAGTTGATTCTGTGCGGGCCGAATCGGCAGCCGCTGGACTTGATGCGGCGTAGCGGTTTTCTCGCACGGCTGGGTCCGCAGAATTGCCTGGATAACCTGCCTGATGCGCTGGCACGCAGTGCTGCGCTGGCAGCCTGA